Proteins from one Algicella marina genomic window:
- a CDS encoding epimerase — protein sequence MPGNAYNFGIQPAPWHPGVEHVAVTPKGRIRIEMEDTYRSAVAAGRVRVIVLRAGDFIDDDPEGTWLGDGILRKLASNRINYPGPFDVPHAWAYLPDLGRAASMLAEKRAELPPFTDIAFPGYTLTGRELSDAIAHVTGREPMLSRMSWWPLRMLAPFWSLAAGMVEMRYLWRHPHCFDAAAFEAELPDFEHTPVEVALSPLIGRLTNKSAHVHGNLISTQTSL from the coding sequence GTGCCGGGAAATGCCTACAACTTCGGTATTCAGCCTGCGCCGTGGCATCCGGGCGTGGAGCACGTGGCGGTAACGCCGAAGGGAAGGATCCGGATCGAAATGGAGGACACCTATCGCTCCGCGGTGGCCGCGGGGCGCGTGAGGGTGATTGTATTGCGGGCCGGGGATTTCATAGACGATGACCCGGAAGGTACCTGGCTGGGCGACGGTATCCTGCGGAAATTGGCCAGTAACAGGATAAACTATCCCGGCCCCTTCGACGTGCCGCACGCGTGGGCATATCTGCCGGACCTTGGCCGGGCTGCTTCGATGCTGGCGGAGAAAAGGGCGGAGTTGCCGCCGTTTACCGATATCGCCTTCCCCGGTTACACTCTGACCGGACGGGAACTCTCTGACGCGATTGCCCACGTGACAGGTCGGGAGCCAATGCTGAGCAGGATGTCGTGGTGGCCGTTGCGGATGCTGGCGCCGTTCTGGTCACTGGCGGCGGGGATGGTGGAGATGCGATACCTGTGGCGGCATCCGCATTGTTTCGACGCTGCTGCTTTCGAGGCAGAATTGCCGGACTTTGAGCATACGCCGGTCGAGGTGGCTCTGTCACCGCTGATTGGCAGATTGACGAACAAATCCGCGCACGTTCATGGCAATCTGATATCTACCCAGACAAGCCTGTGA
- the leuD gene encoding 3-isopropylmalate dehydratase small subunit has translation MEKFTKIEGVAAPLPLVNVDTDMIIPKQFLKTIKRTGLGVNLFDEMRYNQDGTEIEDFVLNKPAYRNAQILVAGDNFGCGSSREHAPWALLDFGIRVVIAPSFADIFFNNCFKNGILPIILPQEDVDKLMDDAQRGANAVLTVDLEQQTIQGPDGGSISFEVDSFKKECLLGGLDDIGLTLKNETKIGSFEAAYAERAPWL, from the coding sequence ATGGAAAAGTTTACGAAAATCGAGGGCGTTGCGGCGCCGCTGCCGCTGGTCAACGTCGATACCGACATGATCATCCCCAAGCAGTTCTTGAAAACAATCAAGCGCACAGGGCTTGGCGTGAATCTCTTCGACGAGATGCGTTACAATCAGGACGGCACGGAAATCGAGGATTTCGTTCTCAACAAACCGGCCTATCGCAACGCGCAGATCCTGGTGGCCGGTGACAACTTCGGCTGCGGCTCATCGCGTGAGCATGCACCATGGGCACTGTTGGATTTTGGCATCAGGGTAGTAATTGCTCCCTCCTTTGCCGACATCTTTTTCAACAATTGCTTCAAAAACGGTATCTTACCAATCATATTGCCACAGGAAGATGTGGACAAACTGATGGATGATGCGCAACGTGGCGCCAATGCCGTGCTTACGGTGGATCTGGAACAGCAGACCATTCAAGGCCCGGACGGAGGCTCCATCTCGTTCGAGGTGGATTCCTTCAAGAAGGAATGTTTGCTCGGCGGGCTTGATGATATCGGGCTGACGCTGAAAAATGAGACAAAGATCGGCTCGTTCGAGGCAGCCTATGCCGAGCGCGCGCCTTGGCTCTAG
- a CDS encoding endonuclease/exonuclease/phosphatase family protein has translation MKALLGSFLCLLCLALPTWAETIRVATYNASLSRSAPGLLVKALMDAEQDSQIAAVIGVIQTVRPDILLINEFDYDSDGVALELFTEALAAGPDGLKMPHSFLAPSNTGVYTNLDLDGDGRLAEPEDAFGYGRFPGQYGMVLLSRFPVETAASATFRTMLWQDLPGALMPERPDGAPFPSADVHASARLSSKSHWDVAVVTPGGPLRLLASHPTPPVFDGPEDFNGRRNHDEIQFWSLYLNGALLPSDTGVRTFAGPPFVILGDLNADPMDGDGRREALQALLARTDVNDPVPRSLGAVAASKNQGGVNANHSGDPALDTADWNDERGPGNLRVDYVLPSSDLIVIDSGVYWPPPGTAGADLIGQGDPVSSDHRLVWVDIRLP, from the coding sequence GTGAAGGCGCTGCTCGGAAGCTTTCTCTGCCTTCTCTGCCTCGCCCTGCCCACATGGGCAGAAACGATCCGCGTTGCGACCTATAACGCCTCTCTCAGCCGTTCGGCGCCCGGTCTGTTGGTGAAGGCTCTCATGGACGCGGAGCAGGACTCCCAGATCGCAGCGGTGATTGGCGTAATCCAGACGGTCCGGCCAGACATCCTGTTAATCAACGAGTTCGACTACGATTCCGACGGCGTTGCCCTTGAACTGTTCACCGAAGCGCTGGCCGCCGGTCCGGACGGGTTGAAAATGCCACACAGCTTCCTCGCCCCCAGCAACACCGGCGTCTACACCAACCTTGATCTCGACGGCGACGGAAGATTGGCGGAGCCGGAGGACGCCTTCGGCTACGGTCGCTTCCCCGGACAGTACGGCATGGTGCTTCTGTCGCGTTTCCCGGTAGAGACTGCCGCGTCGGCCACCTTCCGCACGATGCTCTGGCAGGACTTGCCCGGTGCACTGATGCCCGAACGCCCTGATGGCGCCCCGTTCCCATCAGCAGATGTCCATGCCTCTGCCCGGCTCTCCTCCAAGTCACACTGGGATGTTGCCGTTGTAACACCCGGTGGTCCGCTACGCCTTCTTGCCTCCCATCCCACGCCCCCGGTCTTCGACGGACCTGAAGATTTCAACGGCCGCCGTAACCATGATGAGATCCAGTTCTGGTCCCTCTATCTGAACGGCGCCTTGCTGCCGTCTGACACTGGCGTCAGGACCTTCGCCGGCCCGCCGTTCGTCATTCTCGGCGATCTCAACGCCGACCCGATGGATGGCGATGGCCGAAGAGAGGCATTGCAGGCACTGTTGGCCCGGACCGACGTAAACGACCCCGTCCCACGCAGCCTCGGTGCGGTCGCTGCAAGCAAAAACCAAGGCGGCGTAAACGCCAACCACAGCGGTGACCCGGCCCTCGACACCGCCGACTGGAATGATGAGCGCGGACCGGGAAACCTCCGTGTGGATTATGTGCTGCCGTCCAGCGACCTCATCGTGATCGACTCCGGTGTCTATTGGCCACCACCGGGCACGGCGGGGGCAGATTTGATCGGGCAGGGCGATCCTGTGAGTTCCGATCACAGGCTTGTCTGGGTAGATATCAGATTGCCATGA
- the leuC gene encoding 3-isopropylmalate dehydratase large subunit translates to MSAKTLYDKIWDAHLVHEEADGTSLLYIDRHLVHEVTSPQAFEGLRMTGRTVRAPEKTTAVPDHNVPTSLDRAKGIEDEMSRIQVEALRQNAKDFGVEMYDVDDVRQGIVHIIGPEQGLTQPGMTIVCGDSHTATHGAFGALAHGIGTSEVEHVLATQTLIQKKSKNMKVEVKGKLAPGVTAKDITLSVIGRTGTAGGTGYVIEYMGEAIRALSMEGRMTVCNMAIEGGARAGLIAPDEKTFAYVKGRPHAPKGGNWELAVEYWKTLFSDEGAHFDKEIVLDAAEITPVVTWGTSPEDVLPITGIVPNPEDFKGGKVDAARRSIEYMGLTPGQKLSDIEIDTVFIGSCTNGRIEDLREVVKVMEGRRVKEGLRAMIVPGSGLVRAQAEEEGIAQKLIEAGFDWRMAGCSMCLGMNPDQLAPGERCASTSNRNFEGRQGRGGRTHLLSPGMAAAAAITGRLTDVREIV, encoded by the coding sequence ATGTCCGCAAAAACACTCTATGACAAAATATGGGATGCCCATCTGGTTCACGAAGAAGCCGACGGCACCTCCCTGCTCTACATTGACCGACACCTCGTGCACGAGGTCACCAGCCCGCAGGCCTTCGAGGGCCTGCGCATGACGGGCCGCACCGTACGCGCACCGGAAAAGACCACTGCCGTGCCCGATCACAACGTGCCCACCAGCCTCGACCGCGCCAAGGGCATCGAAGACGAGATGAGCCGCATCCAGGTCGAGGCGCTGCGCCAGAACGCGAAGGATTTCGGCGTCGAGATGTACGATGTCGATGATGTCCGCCAGGGCATCGTCCACATCATCGGCCCCGAACAAGGCCTCACTCAGCCTGGTATGACGATCGTCTGCGGCGACAGCCACACCGCCACGCACGGCGCCTTCGGTGCGCTGGCGCACGGCATCGGCACGTCCGAGGTGGAGCATGTGCTGGCGACGCAGACGCTGATCCAGAAGAAATCGAAGAACATGAAGGTCGAGGTGAAGGGCAAGCTCGCGCCCGGCGTCACCGCCAAGGACATCACGCTTTCCGTCATCGGCCGCACCGGCACTGCCGGCGGCACCGGCTATGTGATCGAGTACATGGGCGAGGCGATCCGCGCCTTGTCGATGGAAGGCCGGATGACCGTTTGCAACATGGCGATCGAGGGTGGCGCCCGCGCCGGCCTGATCGCGCCTGACGAGAAAACCTTCGCCTATGTGAAAGGCCGCCCGCACGCGCCCAAGGGCGGCAACTGGGAACTGGCCGTCGAATACTGGAAGACCTTGTTCTCTGACGAGGGTGCACATTTCGACAAGGAAATCGTCCTCGACGCGGCGGAGATCACACCGGTGGTCACATGGGGTACCAGTCCCGAGGACGTGCTGCCGATCACCGGCATCGTTCCCAACCCCGAAGACTTCAAGGGCGGCAAGGTCGACGCCGCGCGCCGCAGCATTGAGTACATGGGCCTGACACCGGGCCAGAAGCTTTCCGACATCGAGATCGACACCGTCTTCATCGGCTCCTGCACCAACGGGCGGATCGAGGACCTGCGTGAGGTTGTGAAGGTGATGGAAGGCCGACGCGTCAAGGAAGGGCTTCGCGCCATGATCGTTCCGGGCTCCGGCCTCGTGCGCGCGCAGGCCGAGGAAGAGGGTATCGCCCAGAAGCTGATCGAAGCGGGCTTTGACTGGCGCATGGCTGGCTGCTCGATGTGCCTCGGCATGAACCCCGACCAGCTTGCCCCGGGTGAGCGCTGCGCCTCTACCTCCAACCGCAACTTCGAGGGCCGCCAGGGCCGGGGCGGGCGCACGCACCTCCTCTCTCCGGGCATGGCTGCCGCTGCCGCCATCACCGGACGGCTGACCGATGTCAGGGAGATCGTCTGA